From the Cryomorphaceae bacterium genome, the window GCTCGCTTCAAGCAACAAGAAGCACGACTGGTTGTCGTTTGACCGCAACACCATGAGCGGCTCCTTCCTCAACCTTCCTGAGCGCGAGCAAATCCCTGAGAATATCAAGGAGCAGCTCATCGTGGAACTTTACTCGAAATAATCACTGAACAACAAACCGTCAATATAGACCGCCATGGCAATTTTAGAATTCCAGAAACCCGATAAAGTAGTGATGATCAGTTCTGACCACCAATCAGGTCAGTTTGAGTTCAGACCGCTTGAACCGGGATTCGGTATCACCATCGGTAACGCACTTCGCCGCATTTTGCTTTCTTCACTCGAGGGCTTTGCCATCACTTCCGTGAAGATTGAAGGTGTAGATCACGAATTCGCCACCATCAAAGGTGTGGTAGAGGATGTGACCAACATTGTGCTCAACCTTAAACAAGTGCGCTTTAAGCGTCAGATTGACGATACCGAAACCGAAAAGGTGAACGTTTCGATTACCGGAAAAGACGTGATTACAGCCGGCGATATCGGTGAATTTACTTCTGCTTTCCAGGTACTGAACCCCGACCACGTGATCTGCCACCTCGAGCCCAAAGTAAAACTCGAAATGGAACTCACCATCAGCAAAGGTCGCGGTTATGTTCCTGCCGAAGAGAATCGCGTATCTAATGCTCCGGTTGGAACCATCTTTACAGATGCCATCTTTACCCCTGTGAAAAACGTGAATTACCACGTGGAAAACTACCGTGTTGAGCAGAAAACCGACTACGAAAAACTCGTAATCGAGCTTACAAGCGACGGTTCAATCACCCCCAAAGATGCGCTTCAGGAAGCCGCAAAAGTGCTGATTCATCACTTTATGCTCTTCTCAGACGAGAAAATTACCCTCGACAATGAAGAAAAACTCGAAACCGAAGAGTTCGACGAATCATCGTTGCACATGCGTCAGTTACTCAAAACCAAACTGGTTGACATGGACCTCTCGGTGCGCGCGCTCAACTGCCTCAAGGCAGCCGACATCGAAACCCTTGGAGACCTGGTTAGCTTCAACAAGAACGACCTGCTCAAGTTCCGCAACTTCGGTAAGAAGTCGCTTACTGAGCTCGAGGACCTTATCGAAGCGAAAGGACTCTCTTTCGGAATGAACGTTTCGAAATACAAACTTGACAAAGACTAAAAACCCATTCAGCAAAGCTGAACATAGTACACCAAGAAGATGAGACACGGAAAGAAAATCAATCCGCTCGGACGTAAGAAAGGCCACCGCGAACTGATGTTGTCAAACATGGCTTGCTCGCTTATTGAGCACAAGCGCATCAACACCACGCTCGCAAAAGGTAAAGAATTGCGCAAATACGTTGAGCCGTTGATCACCAAATCAAAAGAAGACTCAACCCACTCACGCCGCGTGGTATTCAGCTACCTGCGCAGCAAGGAGGCGGTAACTGAGCTGTTTCGCGAAGTAGCTCCTAAAATTGCCGAGCGCCCCGGAGGGTACGTGCGTATCCTTAAAACCGGTCGCCGCCTCGGTGATGGTGCCGAGCTTTGCATGGTTGAACTGGTTGACTTCAACGAGCTGTTGCTGAACACCGAGAAGAAAACCAAATCGCGCAGAAGCCGTCGTGGTGGTAAAAAGCAAGGTGCTCCGGAAGCAACCCCTGCCGCCGAAGCTGAAGTAAAGCAGGAAGAGCCCAAGGGTGAAGCAGCCGCTGCAGAAGCTACTGAGGCAGCACCCGCTGAAACTTCAGCCGAAGCAGAAG encodes:
- a CDS encoding DNA-directed RNA polymerase subunit alpha, which translates into the protein MAILEFQKPDKVVMISSDHQSGQFEFRPLEPGFGITIGNALRRILLSSLEGFAITSVKIEGVDHEFATIKGVVEDVTNIVLNLKQVRFKRQIDDTETEKVNVSITGKDVITAGDIGEFTSAFQVLNPDHVICHLEPKVKLEMELTISKGRGYVPAEENRVSNAPVGTIFTDAIFTPVKNVNYHVENYRVEQKTDYEKLVIELTSDGSITPKDALQEAAKVLIHHFMLFSDEKITLDNEEKLETEEFDESSLHMRQLLKTKLVDMDLSVRALNCLKAADIETLGDLVSFNKNDLLKFRNFGKKSLTELEDLIEAKGLSFGMNVSKYKLDKD
- a CDS encoding 50S ribosomal protein L17, whose amino-acid sequence is MRHGKKINPLGRKKGHRELMLSNMACSLIEHKRINTTLAKGKELRKYVEPLITKSKEDSTHSRRVVFSYLRSKEAVTELFREVAPKIAERPGGYVRILKTGRRLGDGAELCMVELVDFNELLLNTEKKTKSRRSRRGGKKQGAPEATPAAEAEVKQEEPKGEAAAAEATEAAPAETSAEAEDTTKKATDEDPEASAPDAAAGETPASEEKKEEGDGETKKDEA